The window TTCCTTTTCTTTCACATATCCTACCACAAATTTAGGAGAAAAATCTCCTTCTAACGTTTCATCAAAACCGCACTCCTGCAAAATCCGGTTGATTTTGCCGAGAAGGTCTTCGTTCATGTCGACGGGGCCATTACCTTCAATTTCCAGGAATTTGGATATATGAAAAATATTATAACCAGCCGTTTCATTGGTTGGTTCATGATAAATTCTGGCCGCTTCTTTTCGCACGTCTACGGCAATTTCCTCTTGCGGAAAATCTTTGATCGATATTAGTAGAGTATCCCCTACACCTTTTTGATTATAAAATACGTTCACTTACGATCTTCCATCCCTTCATTTTCTTTTGTTTTTGGCTAAAATAAAAATCGGTTCCAGCTTGCCATTTTCATACAAAAATGACAAAGCCGTAATCGGTATCCGTCCGTTGGCAAAAAAGCTCATCGTCATATTAGCCAATATGTCATATCCGGTTTCATTGCGGATATCCCCGATGATCAGCACGTCTGCATGAGGCACGGAGACAGTCATCACACCTTCGACTTTCTCCTCCATCTCAGAAAGCCATTTTTCGTTTAAAATTCGGCTTGAATCATAACCGTCATTTGTATTTAAAAAATAAAAAACATTATCCGCTACCTCATCTTTTTTAACGGAAGTAGAAAGGGAGCGGGCGTTGAATTTCGCCGTCTCTCTCACTCTTCTGGCATCCCAGTTTTCCTTTTCCAACAGTTCCTTATCAATCAACCGATAAGTAGTCCCCATATCAAGGGCATAATATATTCTTGTTTCGGCCGTATGATCATCATACAAAAAAGGTACGCCTTCTTTCGCTTCCTTTGGAAAAGATGTGGAGCGAATAACCGGATAAATGTACTTTTCTCTTTCCGATAAGCTTGGTTCTTTTCCCATGACAGCCAGCGCTTCATTGACATAGTAAACAACCTCATCGATTGCTTTCTCTTTCATTGTTTCCCATCTGCCTAGAATGGGAGGGAGTGAAACATTGACCCCTTTTCTCGTTTCCTTGTCCTCGATTCGTAAAACATCTTTTTCCCGATCAAATGTAAAAAGGCGGTTTTCTGATTTTAATCGTTTTTCCAATTCCTTTCGCAGCGCTTTACTGTCCAATGAATTTTCCTCCTGTCCAAAGGAACTTATTTTTGGAGGCTGTCAATAAACTGATCCACTTCTTCTTTTGTTTTACGGTCTCTGCTGACAAACCTTCCAAGCTCTTTTCCGTCTTCATAAGCAATAAAACTAGGAATTCCAAAAACGTCTAATTGTTGGCAAAGGTCGATATATTCATCCCGGTCAATATGGACAAACGTATAATCCGGGTGCTCTGCTTCAATTTGAGGAAGAAAAGGTTCCAAAAAGCGGCAATCTCCGCACCATTCTGCTGAAAAAAGAAAAATGTGTTTCCCGTTATTTTT of the Bacillus smithii genome contains:
- the ytpR gene encoding YtpR family tRNA-binding protein translates to MNVFYNQKGVGDTLLISIKDFPQEEIAVDVRKEAARIYHEPTNETAGYNIFHISKFLEIEGNGPVDMNEDLLGKINRILQECGFDETLEGDFSPKFVVGYVKEKEKHPNADKLSICQVDVGNETLQIVCGAPNVEAGQKVVVAKIGAVMPSGMVIKDAELRGVPSKGMICSARELELPNAPKEKGILVLSDEYEVGQPFSF
- a CDS encoding DUF1444 domain-containing protein; translated protein: MDSKALRKELEKRLKSENRLFTFDREKDVLRIEDKETRKGVNVSLPPILGRWETMKEKAIDEVVYYVNEALAVMGKEPSLSEREKYIYPVIRSTSFPKEAKEGVPFLYDDHTAETRIYYALDMGTTYRLIDKELLEKENWDARRVRETAKFNARSLSTSVKKDEVADNVFYFLNTNDGYDSSRILNEKWLSEMEEKVEGVMTVSVPHADVLIIGDIRNETGYDILANMTMSFFANGRIPITALSFLYENGKLEPIFILAKNKRK
- a CDS encoding thioredoxin family protein, translated to MQELKSIEQFEELKNNGKHIFLFSAEWCGDCRFLEPFLPQIEAEHPDYTFVHIDRDEYIDLCQQLDVFGIPSFIAYEDGKELGRFVSRDRKTKEEVDQFIDSLQK